The Anabaena sp. WA102 genome contains a region encoding:
- a CDS encoding glycosyltransferase family 2 protein, with product MNNSQAKLSIGLPVYNGEKFLEKCLDSLLAQTFSDFELIISDNASTDNTEAICRTYAAQDQRIRYYRNETNIGCACNFNRVFELSHGEYFKWAAYDDLHAPDFIEKCMDVLEKDPTYILCHSHTYFIDEQGEFIQNYDIKLNTNSLKAHQRFHELLTKHLCYQIYGVIRSSSLRQIPPMGGYGNADGILLLRLGMLGKFYEIPEYLFFARIHPQQSLSMFFPDYLSFNQNNPQYSLNMLPNFYDYAVWFDSTNKGKILLPHWRILQEYWVSIHHSQLNWYEQILCHISIAKKLSGTEWLLVKDFLMAAKMLFLRKFSYQT from the coding sequence ATGAATAACTCTCAAGCAAAGTTAAGTATTGGATTACCTGTATATAATGGGGAGAAATTTCTTGAAAAATGCCTAGATTCGCTATTAGCACAGACATTTTCTGATTTTGAGTTAATTATCTCGGATAACGCATCTACAGATAATACTGAGGCTATTTGTAGGACTTATGCAGCCCAAGATCAACGGATTCGTTACTATCGTAATGAAACTAATATTGGTTGTGCTTGTAACTTCAATCGTGTTTTTGAATTATCTCACGGTGAGTATTTTAAATGGGCTGCTTATGATGATTTGCACGCCCCCGATTTTATTGAGAAATGTATGGATGTATTGGAAAAAGATCCAACATACATTTTATGTCACTCCCACACATATTTTATTGATGAGCAGGGAGAATTTATCCAAAATTATGACATTAAACTCAATACTAATTCTCTAAAAGCTCATCAAAGATTTCATGAATTACTAACTAAACATTTGTGTTATCAAATTTATGGAGTTATTCGCAGTAGTTCATTAAGACAAATACCTCCTATGGGTGGTTATGGGAATGCAGATGGAATTTTATTATTAAGGCTGGGGATGCTGGGAAAATTTTATGAAATTCCCGAATATCTATTCTTTGCGAGAATCCATCCTCAACAATCCCTGAGTATGTTCTTTCCTGATTATTTGTCATTTAATCAAAATAATCCCCAGTATTCATTGAATATGTTGCCTAATTTTTATGATTATGCAGTCTGGTTTGATTCAACGAATAAGGGAAAAATTTTGTTACCTCATTGGCGAATTTTACAGGAATATTGGGTTTCTATTCATCATAGTCAACTTAATTGGTATGAGCAAATTTTGTGCCATATCAGCATCGCTAAAAAGCTATCAGGTACAGAATGGTTATTGGTGAAAGATTTCTTAATGGCTGCCAAAATGTTGTTTCTGCGTAAGTTTAGTTATCAAACCTGA
- a CDS encoding NAD-dependent epimerase/dehydratase family protein, with the protein MNLQNKTLLITGIDEFIGLRAAELAVAQGMKVKGIQSSPVKDQTAQKLGVEIFVGNITDPAICSKACQGVDIVLHNAQFAEEAGDIKHFREINVSGTVNIAKAAKQAGVKTFVHLSTALVYGFDYSDKVTESGVLSGENNAYCQTKIEAEIEVLKLNNAPEFGVIVIRAGDVYGPGSLPWIVRPIQMMRQKLFAYANEGKGVMNHLYVDNLIDAIFLAIEKSVYGEVFNITDGKETSWKEYFIHLASLENLPAPMSLPKEEMKLFLKVRLQGQKLFRKKADILPESVDFMSRPYAYSIAKAESVLNYQAKVDLAEGMRRTHEWLQKTDLQKLMK; encoded by the coding sequence ATGAACTTACAAAATAAAACTCTGCTAATTACTGGAATTGATGAATTTATTGGCTTACGTGCAGCCGAATTAGCTGTAGCGCAAGGCATGAAAGTTAAAGGTATTCAAAGTTCTCCAGTTAAAGATCAAACAGCCCAAAAATTAGGTGTAGAAATTTTTGTTGGTAATATCACTGACCCAGCAATTTGCTCGAAAGCTTGTCAGGGAGTAGATATAGTTTTACATAACGCTCAATTTGCCGAAGAAGCCGGGGATATTAAGCATTTTCGAGAAATAAATGTCAGCGGTACTGTAAACATTGCTAAGGCTGCTAAACAAGCTGGTGTGAAGACATTTGTTCATCTTTCAACTGCCTTAGTATATGGATTTGATTACTCAGATAAAGTCACAGAATCAGGTGTGCTATCTGGGGAAAATAATGCTTATTGTCAAACAAAAATTGAGGCGGAAATCGAAGTTTTAAAACTCAATAATGCTCCAGAATTTGGAGTAATTGTGATTCGGGCTGGTGATGTTTATGGGCCAGGAAGTCTGCCTTGGATTGTCCGCCCAATTCAGATGATGAGACAAAAATTATTTGCCTATGCTAATGAAGGCAAAGGTGTGATGAATCATCTATATGTGGATAACTTAATTGATGCTATCTTTTTAGCCATAGAAAAATCGGTTTATGGAGAGGTTTTTAATATTACCGATGGTAAAGAAACTTCTTGGAAGGAGTATTTTATTCATTTAGCATCATTGGAAAATTTACCAGCGCCAATGTCTTTACCTAAAGAGGAAATGAAATTATTTCTAAAAGTGCGTCTTCAGGGGCAAAAACTATTTCGGAAAAAGGCAGATATTCTGCCAGAATCAGTTGATTTTATGAGTCGTCCCTATGCCTATTCTATTGCTAAAGCAGAAAGTGTTTTGAATTACCAAGCTAAGGTTGATTTAGCGGAAGGAATGCGCCGCACTCATGAATGGTTGCAAAAAACTGACCTTCAAAAATTAATGAAATAA